Proteins encoded within one genomic window of uncultured Draconibacterium sp.:
- a CDS encoding alpha-L-fucosidase, with the protein MTKRVVWLFLLLISISCNNVAPPESVFPVPSERQLAWNDMEYYAFIHFNMNTFSNMEWGFGDEDPALFNPTELDCRQWARICKEAGMKGIILTAKHHDGFCLWPTATTDHSVKSSSWKNGEGDVVRELADACKEYDLKLGLYLSPWDRNNPAYGNDKYLEIFRAQLRELMSNYGDVFEVWFDGANGGTGYYGGANEERRIDRKTYYDWENTRQIVRDRQPMACLFSDAGPDIRWIGNEEGWAPETNWSPLRRDEFYPGSPNYLELRNGHEDGDYWVPAEVNVSIRPGWYYHPYEDHKVKTLPQLLDIYYNSIGRNGSLLINFPVDTRGLIHEKDEEQILKLAEAIKSDFAFDLAAGKNAEATNVRRNSRKYKASNVTDNDPDTYWATDDDVVEASVTIDLGGETTFNRFLVQEDIRLGQRVKAFSVEAYSNNKWEEIDSQTTIGRKRILRLPETTASKVRFTVKDSKACPVITKIGIYHAPKVIIEPKITRTKDGIINIEAFDSGLDIYYTVDGTEPNVNSLKYDAPFELAQKATVKAIVVDPIENKTSTVSVVDFDVSKTKWKVVGKHKDAEKANLIFDGKENTAFTVGESAPVDFVLDLGENLTIAGFKYLPDQQRFEPGIIFHYKLYLSANGKNWKQPVSEGEFSNIRNSPVWQVKSFTPVNARYVKFTALSPAEENGKVGIAEFDIITQ; encoded by the coding sequence ATGACCAAAAGGGTAGTTTGGCTGTTTCTACTGTTAATTAGCATATCGTGTAATAATGTCGCTCCTCCGGAATCAGTATTTCCTGTTCCTTCTGAAAGACAATTGGCCTGGAACGACATGGAATATTATGCGTTTATTCATTTTAACATGAATACCTTTTCCAATATGGAGTGGGGATTTGGTGACGAAGATCCCGCTTTGTTTAATCCAACTGAATTGGATTGCCGTCAGTGGGCCAGGATTTGTAAAGAGGCCGGCATGAAGGGAATCATTCTTACTGCCAAACATCATGATGGTTTTTGTTTGTGGCCAACAGCTACAACAGACCATTCGGTAAAAAGTTCTTCATGGAAAAACGGGGAAGGAGATGTGGTGCGCGAACTGGCAGATGCCTGTAAAGAATATGATCTAAAACTTGGACTTTATCTTTCGCCATGGGATCGTAATAATCCTGCATATGGAAATGACAAGTATCTTGAAATATTCAGAGCGCAGTTGCGCGAGCTGATGTCGAATTATGGTGATGTTTTCGAAGTTTGGTTTGACGGTGCCAACGGAGGAACCGGTTATTACGGCGGCGCAAATGAAGAACGCCGGATTGACCGGAAAACATATTACGACTGGGAAAACACCAGACAAATTGTACGCGACCGTCAGCCGATGGCCTGTTTGTTTAGCGATGCCGGTCCGGATATCCGTTGGATTGGTAACGAAGAAGGTTGGGCTCCGGAAACCAACTGGTCGCCACTTCGCAGGGATGAGTTTTACCCCGGTTCACCAAATTATTTGGAGTTGCGCAACGGTCACGAAGATGGAGATTATTGGGTGCCTGCCGAAGTAAATGTTTCCATTCGTCCAGGGTGGTATTATCACCCGTACGAAGATCATAAGGTGAAAACTTTGCCGCAGTTGCTCGACATATATTATAATAGTATTGGTAGAAATGGATCGTTGCTCATTAATTTCCCCGTTGACACCCGCGGATTGATTCATGAGAAAGATGAAGAGCAAATATTAAAGCTGGCGGAAGCAATTAAATCCGATTTTGCCTTTGATCTTGCTGCGGGTAAAAATGCAGAAGCTACAAATGTGCGTCGGAATTCAAGAAAGTATAAAGCGTCCAACGTAACCGATAATGATCCGGATACTTATTGGGCAACCGACGACGATGTTGTTGAGGCATCGGTAACGATTGATTTGGGTGGAGAAACCACATTTAATCGTTTTCTTGTTCAGGAAGACATTCGTCTAGGACAACGCGTAAAAGCATTTTCTGTTGAAGCATATAGTAATAACAAATGGGAAGAGATTGATTCTCAAACTACAATAGGCCGAAAACGTATTTTGCGACTACCGGAAACTACTGCCTCGAAAGTGAGATTTACGGTTAAAGATTCAAAAGCATGTCCGGTGATCACCAAAATAGGGATCTACCATGCACCAAAAGTTATTATTGAGCCAAAAATCACAAGAACGAAAGATGGTATTATTAATATAGAAGCTTTTGATAGTGGACTTGATATATATTATACGGTTGATGGAACTGAGCCGAATGTAAATTCATTAAAATATGACGCACCGTTTGAATTAGCTCAGAAAGCAACTGTAAAAGCCATTGTTGTTGATCCGATTGAAAACAAAACCAGCACAGTTTCAGTAGTTGATTTTGACGTTTCGAAAACAAAATGGAAAGTTGTTGGAAAGCATAAAGATGCCGAAAAGGCAAACTTAATTTTTGATGGCAAGGAGAACACGGCGTTTACAGTTGGCGAATCGGCGCCTGTTGATTTTGTATTAGACCTGGGCGAAAATCTGACCATTGCCGGTTTTAAATATTTGCCCGATCAACAACGATTTGAACCTGGTATTATATTTCATTATAAGTTGTATTTAAGTGCCAATGGTAAGAATTGGAAACAACCTGTTTCTGAAGGAGAATTTTCAAATATTAGAAACAGCCCGGTTTGGCAAGTAAAAAGTTTTACGCCGGTTAATGCCCGCTATGTTAAATTCACTGCGTTGTCGCCGGCCGAAGAAAACGGCAAAGTTGGAATTGCTGAATTCGATATTATTACACAATAA
- a CDS encoding alpha-L-fucosidase, translating into MKRAILLVVLTLFVSQLAFSQKKIWDETPEQKIERMKWWTDARFGMFIHWGLYAQAARHEWVKKNERISDEDYEKYFEIFNPDLFDPSEWAKKAKASGMKYAVITTKHHEGFNMFASEYTDYTVMNTPYGKDIIKQWVDAFRAEGLGIGFYYSLIDWHHPDYTIDRVHPQSATTKEEYDELNKGRDMNVYRKYLKNQVREILTNYGKIDILWLDYSFPGEFGKGRDDWGSVELMKMVRELQPGIIVNDRADLKDYWGGWDFTTPEQFKVDKWPEENGVRIPWETCQTFSGSWGYYRDEHTWKDNKQLLVLLIESVSKGGNLLLNVGPTARGTFDYRADDALAKMGEWMKYNSRSIYNCTQAPDELEAPDNTILTYNPETNRLYVHLLDYPLQNFLMRGYGDKVKYAQFLHDASEIKIGKPHGYWVEQEQAENDINLLLPVNKPNVEIPVIELFLK; encoded by the coding sequence ATGAAAAGAGCAATTTTGTTGGTAGTGCTGACACTGTTTGTAAGTCAGTTGGCTTTCTCGCAAAAGAAAATTTGGGATGAAACACCGGAACAGAAAATCGAGCGAATGAAGTGGTGGACCGATGCACGTTTCGGAATGTTTATTCACTGGGGATTGTATGCGCAGGCAGCGCGACATGAATGGGTGAAAAAAAACGAACGAATTTCGGATGAAGATTACGAGAAGTATTTCGAAATTTTTAACCCCGATCTTTTTGATCCGTCAGAATGGGCAAAAAAGGCAAAAGCTTCCGGAATGAAATATGCCGTTATAACAACGAAGCATCACGAAGGCTTCAATATGTTTGCATCAGAATACACCGATTATACCGTTATGAACACGCCCTATGGGAAAGATATTATTAAACAGTGGGTGGATGCTTTTCGAGCCGAAGGACTTGGCATTGGATTTTATTATTCTTTAATCGACTGGCACCATCCTGACTATACAATTGATCGGGTGCATCCACAAAGTGCAACAACAAAAGAAGAATACGATGAGTTAAACAAGGGGCGCGATATGAATGTATATCGTAAATATTTGAAAAATCAGGTTCGTGAGATTCTTACTAATTACGGTAAAATCGATATTCTTTGGTTGGATTATTCGTTTCCTGGAGAGTTTGGAAAGGGCAGAGATGATTGGGGCTCGGTGGAGCTGATGAAAATGGTTCGCGAGTTACAACCTGGTATTATTGTAAACGATCGTGCCGATTTGAAAGATTATTGGGGAGGTTGGGATTTTACAACACCCGAACAGTTTAAGGTAGATAAATGGCCTGAAGAGAACGGTGTGCGAATTCCCTGGGAAACTTGCCAGACTTTTTCCGGCTCGTGGGGTTATTATCGCGACGAGCATACCTGGAAAGACAATAAACAGTTGCTCGTATTATTAATAGAGTCGGTAAGCAAAGGAGGTAACCTGTTATTAAATGTAGGTCCAACTGCGCGTGGTACTTTTGATTATCGGGCCGATGATGCACTTGCCAAAATGGGTGAGTGGATGAAATACAATAGCAGGTCTATATATAATTGTACGCAGGCTCCCGACGAATTAGAGGCACCGGATAACACAATATTAACATACAACCCGGAAACAAACCGGCTGTATGTGCACTTGTTGGATTATCCATTGCAGAATTTCCTGATGCGTGGTTACGGCGATAAAGTGAAATACGCACAGTTTTTACATGATGCATCAGAGATTAAGATCGGGAAGCCACATGGATATTGGGTAGAACAGGAGCAAGCTGAAAACGATATTAATTTGCTGTTGCCCGTAAACAAACCGAATGTTGAGATACCCGTAATCGAACTTTTCTTGAAATAG
- a CDS encoding O-antigen ligase family protein, with product MKNYLTTLINSNLFFLSLILFVLVLPLSVALVSVVGALVLLTALLEDTGKAKWERIKKRKVILLIPLIFLLYFMSTLFSLKCDKSFYDVQKTLFYLVFPLAFSMGKEINSRQKRFVLYALTLSTVTAIVIAIFRWKFIVSGNETLTVRDISLVSHIRFGFQLILMIWFWALFLLTNKRILTKSKGILILVLIAVYVGFLLFQQSLTGIVALAASGVLFLYYLISRITSKRKVVLPAVFVVVILSPLIYLYSVVNKFYDIEKVDPANIEKVTAQGNPYTHDFSRKTVENGHYVYLYICKDEMKKEWNKISEVKYDSIGGNGYPIRATLIRYLTSKGLRKDAESVKALTTKDIKNIESGMANVIYQKKYSLYPRIYQTVWEYHVYSQTGYSNNQSFSQRIEFAKAAIAIIKNNWLFGVGTGQWKTAFAAAFKENGAKLEESNYASSHNQYLNYMVKFGVIGFIFIMFIIIYPVVKTKRYHDQLMMLFLTFMFVANFADSNLETHIGSSFFFFFYCFFLTGQKSYLSLTSSNEE from the coding sequence ATGAAGAATTACTTGACCACGCTGATAAACTCAAACTTGTTTTTTTTATCATTAATTCTTTTCGTGCTGGTGCTTCCGCTATCTGTTGCATTAGTTTCTGTTGTTGGGGCTTTAGTGCTACTTACAGCACTATTGGAAGATACAGGAAAAGCTAAATGGGAGCGCATAAAAAAACGAAAAGTAATTCTATTAATACCTCTTATTTTTTTGCTGTACTTTATGAGTACACTTTTTTCTTTAAAATGCGATAAGTCGTTTTACGATGTGCAGAAGACACTTTTTTATCTGGTTTTCCCATTGGCATTCAGTATGGGGAAAGAAATTAACTCGCGACAAAAACGATTTGTACTGTATGCATTAACATTATCGACTGTAACAGCAATTGTAATTGCCATTTTTCGATGGAAATTTATTGTTTCCGGGAATGAAACTCTTACCGTACGCGATATAAGCCTGGTCTCTCACATCAGGTTTGGTTTTCAGCTTATATTAATGATTTGGTTTTGGGCCTTATTTCTATTAACCAACAAAAGGATATTAACTAAATCAAAGGGAATACTCATATTGGTTTTAATAGCTGTTTATGTTGGTTTTTTATTGTTTCAGCAGTCTTTAACCGGTATTGTGGCATTAGCAGCCAGTGGCGTACTTTTCCTTTATTATCTTATCTCAAGGATAACTTCGAAAAGGAAGGTAGTTTTACCTGCAGTATTTGTAGTGGTTATATTAAGTCCGCTAATTTATCTGTATAGTGTTGTAAATAAGTTTTACGATATTGAAAAAGTGGACCCCGCAAATATTGAAAAAGTGACCGCTCAGGGAAATCCTTATACTCATGATTTTTCAAGAAAGACGGTAGAAAATGGGCACTACGTTTATTTATACATCTGCAAAGATGAAATGAAAAAGGAGTGGAATAAAATTTCGGAAGTTAAATATGATTCGATAGGGGGGAATGGTTATCCGATACGGGCAACACTTATTCGTTATTTAACTTCGAAAGGTTTGCGAAAAGATGCTGAAAGCGTAAAGGCGTTAACCACTAAAGACATTAAAAATATAGAGAGTGGAATGGCCAATGTAATATATCAGAAGAAATATTCATTGTATCCGCGCATCTATCAAACAGTTTGGGAATATCATGTTTATTCGCAGACAGGGTATTCAAATAATCAGTCGTTCTCGCAACGTATTGAGTTCGCCAAAGCTGCAATTGCAATAATAAAAAATAACTGGTTATTTGGAGTTGGAACAGGACAATGGAAAACTGCTTTTGCTGCTGCTTTTAAAGAAAATGGTGCTAAACTCGAAGAAAGTAATTATGCATCGTCGCATAATCAGTATTTAAATTACATGGTTAAATTTGGTGTAATTGGATTTATTTTTATCATGTTCATCATCATCTATCCGGTAGTAAAAACCAAACGTTATCACGATCAGTTAATGATGTTGTTTTTAACTTTTATGTTTGTTGCTAACTTTGCGGATTCAAACCTGGAGACGCATATCGGGAGTTCCTTCTTTTTCTTTTTCTATTGCTTCTTTTTAACCGGACAAAAAAGTTATCTTTCTCTTACTTCTTCCAATGAGGAATAA